Proteins encoded within one genomic window of Diorhabda sublineata isolate icDioSubl1.1 chromosome 1, icDioSubl1.1, whole genome shotgun sequence:
- the LOC130442636 gene encoding facilitated trehalose transporter Tret1-like — MLEKTKIFLHSAAFCVNILTFTTGIAMSWSSPSLPKLSSTDPDINPLGEPITTSQESWIASLPSIASVFGTIIAGLVADRIGRKKTLLFFSISFLVCYIVIAFAKSVTTLYITRFLIGISCGSTLAVLPSYVAEISEDSNRGVLGCIMGIMGSSGYLFVYAIGPFVSIRTFAFLQVVPILIFYLIFVPFIPESPYHFLANDLRKEAEDCLRKIRKPGEVERELAYLIDVVKENKSKNWRDIYSTKAARKGLIITCGLLAFQQLLGFMAVLSYMQTIFEATGTSIPSNTASIIIGVVQIISNVLATILVDKLGRKKLLLTSNIGCTLSLTCIGTFFFFNQNEYDTDTIFWLPLLSLVIFFVSFNFGYGTLPLTICGELFQNNIKSLAASLSTFVCLSLSFLVTLCFPYLENALNMTGVFAIFAVASVFSISFVVFVVPETKGKSFKEILDILGD, encoded by the exons atgttgGAAAAGACGAAAATTTTTTTGCACTCGGCCGCTTTTTGTG TAAATATATTGACGTTCACAACGGGAATAGCGATGTCCTGGTCATCTCCTTCGTTACCGAAGCTATCAAGCACCGATCCGGATATTAATCCGTTAGGTGAACCGATTACAACTTCCCAAGAATCTTGGATAGCTTCGTTACCTTCGATAGCTAGCGTTTTCGGTACCATAATCGCTGGATTGGTAGCGGATAGAATAGGAAGGAAGAAAACTTTACTTTTCTTCAGTATATCTTTCTTGGTGTGCTACATAGTTATAGCTTTCGCTAAATCGGTAACTACGTTGTATATAACGAGATTTCTAATCGGTATTAGCTGCGGTAGTACTTTGGCGGTTTTACCGAGTTACGTGGCCGAAATTTCGGAGGATTCCAATCGAGGCGTCCTGGGCTGCATAATGGGTATAATGGGATCTTCGGGATATCTGTTCGTTTACGCAATCGGTCCTTTTGTTTCTATCAGAACCTTCGCTTTCCTCCAAGTCGTACCTATCCTTATATTTTACTTGATATTCGTACCTTTCATACCCGAAAGTCCTTATCATTTCCTAGCGAACGATCTGCGTAAAGAAGCCGAGGATTGTTTGAGGAAAATACGGAAACCTGGCGAAGTAGAAAGGGAGTTGGCGTATTTGATAGACGTGGTAAAGGagaataaaagtaaaaattggAGGGATATATATTCGACTAAAGCTGCGAGGAAGGGATTGATTATTACGTGCGGGTTGTTGGCGTTTCAACAACTATTAGGTTTCATGGCGGTTTTATCTTATATGCAAACCATTTTCGAAGCTACCGGTACTAGTATACCATCTAATACGGCTTCCATAATCATCGGGGTTGTACAGATAATATCGAATGTTCTAGCGACCATTTTGGTAGATAAATTAGGCAGAAAGAAGCTTCTATTAACCTCAAATATAGGTTGTACTTTATCGTTAACTTGTATAGgtacattcttcttttttaatcaaaacGAATACGACACGGATACGATTTTTTGGTTACCTTTATTGAGTCtcgtaatttttttcgtatcttTCAATTTCGGGTACGGTACTTTACCTTTAACCATTTGCggagaattatttcaaaataatataaaatctttGGCCGCCAGTTTATCGACTTTCGTTTGTTTATCTTTGTCTTTTTTGGTTACTTTGTGTTTTCCTTATTTGGAAAACGCACTCAATATGACGGGAGTTTTCGCTATATTCGCCGTCGCCTCCGTATTTTCTATCAGTTTCGTTGTTTTCGTCGTACCCGAAACGAAAGGTAAaagtttcaaagaaatattagaCATATTAGGAGATTAG